One segment of Rosa chinensis cultivar Old Blush chromosome 6, RchiOBHm-V2, whole genome shotgun sequence DNA contains the following:
- the LOC112172180 gene encoding SPX domain-containing protein 1, giving the protein MKFSKSLGILIEEALPEWRDKFLSYKDLKKQLKLIYPKGGDRPPSKRPRLSDEDVRTDGGDFADDNGGDVSKAVADFVRLLENEMDKFNSFFEEKEEEYVIRWKELQDRVAEAKDSNEELMRVGREIVDFHGEMVLLENYSALNYTGLLKILKKHDKRTGALIRFPFVQRVMQQPFFSTDVLNKLVKECEVMLDHVFSRNDPSGPSEAAKAEEQFDSEAVAETREIVLKAPIELAEIKQMESVYGKQTETALRVLKDVRSGSSTVSAFSLPPLQINVVEEDSKNIHALQQEAK; this is encoded by the exons ATGAAGTTCTCGAAGAGCCTCGGCATCCTGATCGAGGAGGCCTTGCCGGAATGGCGGGACAAGTTCTTGTCCTACAAGGACTTGAAGAAGCAATTGAAGCTGATCTACCCTAAAGGCGGGGACAGGCCGCCGAGTAAACGGCCGAGATTGTCCGACGAGGATGTGCGGACGGACGGTGGGGATTTCGCCGACGACAACGGCGGTGACGTTTCCAAGGCGGTCGCCGATTTCGTGAGGTTGTTGGAGAACGAAATGGACAAGTTCAATTCGTTTTTCGAGGAGAAAGAGGAAGAGTACGTTATTAGATGGAAG GAACTACAGGATAGGGTGGCAGAAGCCAAAGATTCAAATGAGGAGTTGATGAGAGTAGGCAGAGAAATAGTTGATTTTCATGGAGAGATGGTTTTGTTAGAGAACTACAGTGCACTTAATTATACAG GACTATTGAAGATTCTGAAGAAACATGACAAGCGAACCGGTGCTCTAATTAGGTTTCCCTTTGTCCAAAGGGTCATGCAACAGCCATTCTTCAGTACTGATGTACTCAATAAGCTCGTGAAGGAGTGTGAGGTGATGCTTGATCACGTCTTCTCCAGGAATGACCCATCAGGTCCATCCGAAGCAGCCAAAGCAGAAGAACAGTTCGACTCTGAGGCTGTGGCTGAAACTAGAGAAATTGTACTGAAAGCTCCTATAGAACTTGCAGAAATAAAGCAAATGGAGAGTGTGTACGGAAAGCAAACTGAAACCGCATTGCGTGTCTTGAAGGATGTTCGGAGTGGAAGCTCAACTGTTAGTGCATTTTCACTGCCGCCTTTGCAAATAAATGTGGTGGAGGAGGATTCGAAGAACATACATGCTTTACAACAAGAAGCCAAATGA
- the LOC112172179 gene encoding probable carboxylesterase 6 translates to MSLVEESPDFLQVFSDGTVKRFAPGIVPASSEPSNGYKFKDVIIDSSKPITGRVFIPSDPTSLSKLPVVVYFHGGGFCIGSTTWIGYHHFLGDLSVSSQSIVLSIDYRLAPENRLPIAYEDCYDSLVWLGHQASCDPWLNKADLSRVFLSGDSAGGNIAHNVAVKTMRNSLIHVKIRGLLLIHPYFGSEKRTEKEMSTDQEAVGNVASNDMFWRLSIPEGSNRDYFGCSFDKTELSVIQWRNEFPAVTVYVAELDFLKERGVMYAEFLQRKGVEVKLVEAETESHVFHVFKPECEATRLLQKNMKEFIWNY, encoded by the coding sequence ATGTCTTTAGTTGAAGAATCACCAGACTTTCTCCAAGTCTTTTCTGATGGAACTGTGAAACGCTTTGCACCCGGAATAGTCCCTGCCTCATCAGAACCATCTAATGGATACAAGTTCAAGGATGTAATCATTGACTCGTCGAAACCAATTACTGGGAGGGTTTTCATTCCTAGTGATCCAACATCCTTGAGTAAGCTTCCAGTTGTGGTTTATTTTCATGGTGGAGGCTTCTGCATTGGCTCAACCACATGGATTGGTTACCATCATTTCCTAGGAGACTTATCCGTTTCATCCCAATCGATTGTTCTTTCAATTGACTACCGTTTGGCTCCAGAGAACCGGCTTCCCATAGCTTATGAAGACTGTTATGACTCACTTGTTTGGCTTGGTCACCAAGCAAGCTGTGATCCATGGCTGAACAAGGCTGACCTCTCCCGGGTTTTCTTATCCGGGGACAGTGCTGGAGGGAACATAGCACACAATGTTGCTGTGAAAACTATGCGCAATTCACTCATTCATGTCAAGATAAGAGGACTGTTGTTGATACATCCTTATTTTGGGAGTGAAAAGAGAACTGAGAAAGAGATGTCGACGGATCAAGAGGCAGTTGGGAATGTGGCAAGCAATGACATGTTCTGGAGACTTAGTATACCTGAAGGTTCCAATCGCGATTATTTCGGATGCAGCTTTGACAAGACAGAACTGTCTGTAATCCAATGGCGCAATGAGTTTCCTGCTGTGACAGTTTATGTTGCTGAACTGGATTTTTTGAAAGAGAGGGGTGTAATGTATGCAGAGTTTCTGCAAAGAAAAGGAGTTGAAGTGAAGCTGGTCGAGGCTGAGACTGAGTCCCATGTGTTTCATGTATTCAAACCTGAATGTGAGGCAACCCGTTTGCTTCAGAAAAACATGAAGGAGTTCATTTGGAACTATTAG
- the LOC112172181 gene encoding protein BUNDLE SHEATH DEFECTIVE 2, chloroplastic isoform X1 codes for MAYALYSAPLSSFKATPAPGIHSSNQKLSHINYFVNSSPAAKVFHVKAKAAKSDESTKRNSMVCSDCEGNGAVLCSQCKGSGVNSDDLFSGQFKAGDSCWLCGGRKEMLCGNCNGAGFLGGFMSTSDTTSE; via the exons ATGGCCTATGCTCTCTACTCAGCTCCTTTAAGTTCCTTCAAGGCCACACCAGCACCAG GTATTCATAGCAGTAACCAGAAGCTCAGTCATATAAACTACTTCGTAAATAGTTCTCCAGCTGCTAAAGTCTTCCATGTGAAGGCTAAG GCTGCCAAAAGTGATGAAAGCACAAAGCGAAACAGCATGGTTTGTTCTGATTGTGAGGGAAATG GTGCAGTTCTCTGCTCTCAATGCAAAGGCAGTGGAGTAAACTCCGATGATCTGTTTAGTGGACAGTTTAAAGCTGGGGATTCATGCTGGCTTTGCGG TGGCAGAAAGGAGATGTTGTGCGGAAATTGCAATGGAGCCGGCTTTCTTGGAGGTTTCATGAGCACTTCTGATACTACGTCTGAATGA
- the LOC112172181 gene encoding protein BUNDLE SHEATH DEFECTIVE 2, chloroplastic isoform X2, translated as MAYALYSAPLSSFKATPAPGIHSSNQKLSHINYFVNSSPAAKVFHVKAKAAKSDESTKRNSMVCSDCEGNVLCSQCKGSGVNSDDLFSGQFKAGDSCWLCGGRKEMLCGNCNGAGFLGGFMSTSDTTSE; from the exons ATGGCCTATGCTCTCTACTCAGCTCCTTTAAGTTCCTTCAAGGCCACACCAGCACCAG GTATTCATAGCAGTAACCAGAAGCTCAGTCATATAAACTACTTCGTAAATAGTTCTCCAGCTGCTAAAGTCTTCCATGTGAAGGCTAAG GCTGCCAAAAGTGATGAAAGCACAAAGCGAAACAGCATGGTTTGTTCTGATTGTGAGGGAAATG TTCTCTGCTCTCAATGCAAAGGCAGTGGAGTAAACTCCGATGATCTGTTTAGTGGACAGTTTAAAGCTGGGGATTCATGCTGGCTTTGCGG TGGCAGAAAGGAGATGTTGTGCGGAAATTGCAATGGAGCCGGCTTTCTTGGAGGTTTCATGAGCACTTCTGATACTACGTCTGAATGA
- the LOC112172346 gene encoding DEAD-box ATP-dependent RNA helicase 15: MGETREDVYDEELVDYEEDDEKAPDSAAKVNGESAKKGYVGIHSSGFRDFLLKPELLRAIVDSGFEHPSEVQHECIPQAILGMDVICQAKSGMGKTAVFVLSTLQQIDPVAGQVSALILCHTRELAYQICHEFERFSTYLPDLKVAVFYGGVTIKNHKDLLKNECPHIVVGTPGRILALARDKDLSLKNVRHFILDECDKMLESLDMRRDVQEIFKMTPHDKQVMMFSATLSKDIRPVCKKFMQDPMEIYVDDEAKLTLHGLVQHYIKLTEAEKNRKLNDLLDALDFNQVVIFVKSVSRAAELNKLLSECNFPSICIHSGMNQEERLKRYKGFKEGQNRILVATDLVGRGIDIERVNIVINYDMPDSADTYLHRVGRAGRFGTKGLAITFVSSASDSQVLNDVQERFEVDIKELPEQIDTATYMPS; encoded by the exons ATGGGCGAAACAAGGGAAGATGTCTACGACGAAGAGCTCGTCGATTACGAAGAGGATGACGAGAAGGCCCCTGACTCCGCAGCTAAAGTCAATGGCGAATCCGCCAAGAA GGGATATGTTGGAATTCACAGCTCAGGATTCAGAGATTTCCTCTTGAAGCCGGAGCTTCTACGTGCTATTGTGGACTCGGGATTTGAGCATCCCTCTGAAG TACAACATGAATGCATCCCACAAGCTATTCTGGGAATGGATGTTATCTGCCAAGCTAAATCTGGGATGGGGAAAACGGCTGTATTTGTCCTATCTACTTTGCAGCAGATTGACCCTGTCGCGGGCCAAGTTTCTGCACTTATTCTTTGCCATACTCGAGAATTAGCTtaccag ATTTGCCATGAGTTTGAGAGATTCAGTACCTACTTGCCAGATCTTAAGGTTGCTGTCTTCTATGGTGGTGTCACTATCAAAAATCACAAAGATTTACTTAAAAATGAATGCCCCCACATTGTTGTTGGAACTCCTGGAAGAATACTAGCACTTGCAAGAGATAAAGACCTCTCTTTGAAGAATGTGAGGCATTTTATCCTCGATGAATGTGACAAGATGCTTGAGTCACTTG ACATGAGGAGAGATGTGCAAGAGATTTTCAAGATGACGCCCCATGATAAGCAAGTAATGATGTTCTCTGCAACACTCAGCAAAGATATCCGACCGGTTTGCAAGAAATTTATGCAAGAT CCTATGGAAATATATGTTGATGACGAAGCCAAGTTGACTCTTCATGGTCTAGTACAG CACTACATCAAGCTAACCGAGGCAGAGAAAAATCGCAAGCTGAATGATCTCCTTGATGCACTGGACTTCAACCAGGTTGTCATCTTCGTCAAAAGTGTGAGCAGAGCTGCAGAGTTGAACAAGTTACTCTCAGAGTGTAATTTTCCCTCTATATGCATCCATTCTGGAATGAACCAAGAAGAAAG GTTGAAGCGCTACAAAGGATTCAAGGAGGGTCAGAACAGGATTCTCGTGGCCACCGATTTGGTTGGTAGAGGAATTGATATTGAACGTGTCAATATTGTTATCAATTATGACATGCCAGACTCTGCGGACACCTACTTGCACAGG GTTGGCAGAGCTGGTAGGTTTGGCACCAAAGGGCTGGCAATTACATTTGTATCATCTGCTTCGGACTCTCAAGTCCTTAATGAT GTTCAGGAGAGGTTTGAGGTTGACATAAAGGAGCTTCCTGAACAGATTGATACTGCCACATACA TGCCATCTTGA
- the LOC112171684 gene encoding uncharacterized protein LOC112171684 — protein sequence MADPLVARCLYSGKGYMTLNQCMSYSELYEDIFRTFQFLPSDVIELQYLVPGCEVCFLRNDRDFHMLFCSARIHRLECVDILVLKIGGSCSRTWSVDSCSEIIDEDDYLGDAFRTKVHKTYLSDEWSSYIHHVGEKFHGAVDLRGKLRKYTIAVGFEFVFLRNDLDRIHAVYAIVGTEGCDWHLRSLSSSANGFLYIIELNNIHTCKGVVRTQKHKLLGSKVVKTCIAADVSYNLSLKPREIMSKFKPTYEFDISYKVALKAKHRAKEAIYGSDVDSFSKLSWYKEAVLESNPGSTFVLEVDPSTNRFQRLFVAYGGCVEGFQFCLPVLYVDGTFGKSIYKGQFLSATGRNGNQGFYPLAICFCDSETDANWTFFFKHLKSLLGPQGRVITFISDRGTGLLSAFHKVFAGNPHLFCYKHLAANLASKYRGKGNSVLIEDVKQKFFKVAYSSTEKEYCFNLQLLRAAGGADIIDPFLAEIHVENWCRAFYTRCRYGIMANGIAESFNSWIAIERLMPVYCMLD from the exons ATGGCTGATCCTCTGGTTGCTAGGTGCCTTTACTCTGGCAAAGGTTATATGACTTTGAATCAATGTATGAGCTACTCTGAGTTGTATGAAGACATTTTCCGTACATTCCAGTTTTTGCCAAGTGATGTTATTGAGCTTCAGTATTTAGTTCCTGGTtgtgaagtttgttttcttcGTAACGATCGTGATTTCCATATGCTGTTTTGCTCTGCTAGAATACATAGGTTAGAGTGTGTTGATATTTTAGTTTTAAAGATTGGGGGAAGTTGCAGCAGAACTTGGTCAGTCGATAGTTGTTCGGAAATtattgatgaagatgattaTTTGGGTGATGCATTCAGGACTAAAGTTCACAAGACGTATTTGTCTGATGAGTGGAGTTCTTATATTCATCATGTTGGGGAGAAGTTTCATGGTGCTGTCGATCTCCGTGGGAAGCTCAGGAAGTATACAATTGCAGTTGGTTTCGAGTTTGTATTCCTGAGAAATGATTTGGACCGTATTCATGCAGTCTATGCAATTGTTGGAACTGAAGGTTGTGATTGGCATCTTCGCTCTCTTTCATCATCTGCCAATGGTTTCCTTTATATAATAGAGTTGAATAATATTCACACTTGCAAGGGTGTAGTTAGGACTCAAAAACACAAGCTTTTGGGATCCAAGGTTGTTAAGACTTGCATTGCTGCTGATGTTAGCTATAATCTTTCATTGAAGCCAAGGGAGATTATGAGCAAGTTCAAACCAACATATGAGTTTGATATTTCCTACAAGGTTgccttgaaagcaaagcataGGGCTAAGGAAGCGATTTATGGTTCCGATGTAGATTCGTTCAGCAAGTTATCTTGGTATAAGGAAGCTGTTTTGGAGAGTAACCCGGGCTCTacttttgtgttggaagttgaCCCATCTACTAATCGTTTTCAGAGGCTGTTCGTAGCTTACGGAGGTTGTGTTGAAGGCTTCCAATTCTGTTTGCCtgtgttgtatgttgatggaACGTTTGGTAAAAGCATTTACAAGGGTCAGTTTCTTTCTGCAACTGGAAGGAATGGAAATCAAG GTTTCTACCCTCTAGCtatatgtttttgtgattcTGAGACAGATGCAAATTGGACATTCTTTTTCAAGCATTTGAAGAGTTTGCTTGGACCTCAAGGAAGAGTCATCACATTTATTAGTGATCGGGGTACTGGGTTGTTGAGTGCTTTCCATAAGGTATTTGCTGGTAATCCTCATCTGTTTTGTTACAAGCATTTGGCGGCGAACCTTGCCAGTAAATATAGGGGTAAAGGTAATTCTGTCTTGATAGAAGATGTTAAGCAGAAGTTTTTTAAGGTTGCATATTCCTCTACTGAGAAGGAATACTGTTTCAATTTACAGTTGCTTAGAGCAGCTGGTGGTGCCGATATTATTGACCCTTTTCTTGCTGAAATCCATGTGGAAAATTGGTGCCGTGCATTTTATACTAGATGCCGTTATGGAATTATGGCTAATGGGATTGCTGAATCATTTAACTCTTGGATTGCAATTGAGCGTTTGATGCCAGTTTATTGTATGTTGGATTAG